CATGTGGTGGGGACACCTGCCGGGCTACCCGACCGACGCCACGCTCTGGAACTCGCCGGACCTGGTCGACCTCGACGCGCTGCGACGCAGCGGACTGCTCCGGTTCCGGTACCGCCGGCAGGCCGAGGGACTGGTCAGCCGGGCTGCCCGGGCGGTGGAACGCCGGGTCTGGCCGCACCGGACACCACACACGGCGGGACTCCGGTTCGCCCGTACCCGTCCGGAGGTGGTCGCCCTGCTGAACCAGCTCGCGGTCGACTTCGCCCGACGACGTACCGGCCGTACGCCGCCGCTCTGGGTGACCAGCCTCGCGCGCAGCCTCGAACACCAGCACCGGCTCCGCGCACTCGGGTACGCGGCGATGCTGCCGAGTGGACACTGCCTTGGCTACGCGGTGGACATCGAGATGTCGTGGTTCCGCCGGTTCGACGCACACGGACTGCTGGCCGCCCTACTGCTGGAACGGCAGGGCTGGGGCGACGTGAACGTGATCGACGAGGGACAGGCCTGGCACGTCTGTGTCAGCCCGCGCGCCGCCAGCCGGCTCCGGCGCGACTTCCGTACCGCACTGGGGGGTTGATCGTCATGTGTGGACTCGCCCTCGTCCTCGGCCCCGGCGCCGACCGGCCCACCTTCCACCGGATGATGGCGGCGCTCGCGCCGCGCGGAGACCTGGCGGAGACCCGGCTCGACAGCGATCTGCTGGCCGGGGTCCAGCGGTTGCGAATCGTCGACCGGGAGCACGCGGTGCAGCCCTGGCGCTCGGCGGACGGCCGCTGGCTGCTCTGCTACAACGGCGAGATCTTCAACCACCGCGAACTCGCCGCCGAACTCGACCGGCTCGGCCGCCCGCTGCGGACCGCGAGCGACACCGAGGTCGTCCTGGAAGCCTTCCTGGCCTGGGGGCCGGACGCGGTCACCCGGTTGCGCGGCGAGTTCGCCTTCGCGATCGCGGACACCGCGACCGCACGGGTCTACCTGGCCCGCGACACGCTGGGAGTGAAACCGCTCTACTGGTCACGCCACCTCCGTCGGCTGCACGTCGCCTCCGAGGTCAAGGCCCTGGTGCCGGTCGGCGCCCCGATCACCGAGGTGCCACCGGGGCACCACGGCTGGGCCGACGCCGTCGCCGGGCCGGACCTGGTGCCCTACGTGGACCTGTCCCGGCTCGGCTCGGGACCACGGATCAGCGATCCCGAGGAGGCGGCCGGGCTGGTCCGCGAGGCCCTGGCGGAGAGCATCCGGGTCCGGGTCGACACCGACCTCACCGTCGGGGTGATCCTCTCCGGCGGGCTGGACAGCACCCTCGCGCTGCTGCACGTCCGGCAGATGCACCACGACTGCGTGGCGTTCACCATCGGCACCCCCGACAGCGAGGACCTGGGCTACGCCCGTCGGCTCACCGCCGACCTCGGGGTGCACCACGAGGTGATCGAGCTGAACCCCCGGACCATCCGGCTCGAAGAGGTCCGGGAGGCCATCCGGATCTCCGAACTCACCGAATACGGCGACATCATCAACGCGGTGGTCTCGGTGCCGCTGTTCCGGCGGGTGCGGGACCTCGGCGTCCGGGTGGTGCTCACCGGCGACGGCTCGGACGAACTCTTCGGCGGCTATCCGATGTACCACCAGGTCGGCCCCGAGGCGGCCCGCCGGCTCTTCCTCCACAAGATCCGCAACCTCTGTCGTACGGAGTTGCAGCGGGTCGACCGGGCCAGCCTCGGGCACGGGGTGGAGACCCGGGTACCGTTCCTCGACCCCGCGCTGGTGGAGTTGGCGATGCGGATGCCGGTCGACCTGAAGATGCGGGACGGCCAGGAGAAGTGGATCCTCCGGCACGCCTTCGCCGACATGCTGCCGGACTACATCCGCGATCGGCCGAAGAATCCGATGTCGTACTCGTCGGGTCTGCACGAGCGGGCCCGGCTCTACAAGCCGCTCTTCGCCCGCCAGTACCGCTCCTTCGGCTACGAACTGCTGGAGCCGGTACGCCGGGACTTCGACACCGTACTGATGCGCTGCGACCACGACCTGGACCGGGCCGTCGCCGAGGGGGCCGCCCGGCCGGACTACACGGTGTTCGAACACGCCCGGGACCTGGCCGGAGCGGCAAAGTGGAACGTCGCTCCGGCGCTGCGCCGGCTGACCGGCTCCGGCCGGCAGAGCTGACGCCCCACCGGCCGGAGTACGTCCCGACAGGACCGACCGCTCAGTCCTCGTCCCAGTTGTCGATCTCGCCGCTGGGCGCCCCTGGGTCGGCGATCTCGCCGGTGCCGAGGATCGCCCCGGTGCCGTCCACCGCCTCCAGGACCAGCCCATCGGCGCCCGGCACCGTCAACTGCACGCCCCCGTCCCGCACCTGGACCCGGGACACCTCGCGGCCGTCGCGCATGGCGCGTACCTCGGTGGCTCCGGACGGGGCGACGACCAGCAGTCTGGTGCTGTCCCGCCCGGGTGCCGGTTCCTGGTCGAGGTGGACCCCGAGCACCCGGCCCGCGCCGCCGGGGTCGGTCCGGGCGTGGAAGTGCACCGTACTGGTGATGACGCCGTCGGGCGTCGGCGCGTCGTGGACGACCGCGACCAGGCCCAGCCATCCGCCACCGACCGCCGGGGCGGTCAGCACCATGGTGTCGCCCTCGCCGGCACCACCGACTCCGGTCGTCCGGCCGATCCAGAGCACGGTGGGCAGTGCGGTGACGGTGTATCCCCAACTGCCGACGGCGCTGCTCAACTCTCCCCGGGCCTTCGCCTCGTCCATCTTTCCCCGGACCCGGGACATCGCGGTCGCGAACTGCTCGTCGGTGACACCCTCCGGCGCCGTCGAGCCGGGACTGGGAAACTGCTGTCGGATCACGCCGTCGCAACTCACCCGGAACCACTCCGGCCGCACCGCACCGGGAGGTCGGACCAGGTAGGAGCCGGTCGGTTCCGGTGTCCAGGTATCCAACGAGGTCATCGGGGCGGCGGCGAGGACACAGCCCTCGGGTGCGACGCCGACGTATCCCAACTCGTCCGGCTTGTCGAGAAAGCCGAGCGTGAGGCTCTCGTAGGGTGCCAACCCGTCGCCAGCACCCCGCTCGGCGGCGGTCCGGCCGAGCTCCTGCGCACCGGCACCCTGGTCCGCCACCATCCAGGTCAGGTCGTTCGGCCAGTCGCCGCGGGGTACGGGCTCGGCCCGGACGAACGCGGCGAGCGCGACCCGGTGTGGGCCCACGTCGTCGACGAACAGCACCCGTACCTCCTGGACCGGTTCGGTCAGCCGGTCGAACCGGCCGGCGCGCTGCTCTGCCATCAGGGTGTCGGCGAGTGTCGCGACGTAGCCGGCGTCGGCGCCGACCGTACCGCGCGGTTCGGACCGGGCCAGCCGATCTCCCCAGGCCAGCGTGTTCTCCCAGGGCTCCTGGGTGGCGGCCGGCGGTGCGTCGGACCAGCCGCCCGGCCCGGTACCGGCAATGGCCACCCCGGTGGCCGCGACCAGGACCACCGCGCAGAACGTACCGGTGATCGCCCGCCGCCGGCCCCGGCGGTGCCGGGCC
The nucleotide sequence above comes from Plantactinospora soyae. Encoded proteins:
- a CDS encoding asparagine synthetase B family protein, which translates into the protein MCGLALVLGPGADRPTFHRMMAALAPRGDLAETRLDSDLLAGVQRLRIVDREHAVQPWRSADGRWLLCYNGEIFNHRELAAELDRLGRPLRTASDTEVVLEAFLAWGPDAVTRLRGEFAFAIADTATARVYLARDTLGVKPLYWSRHLRRLHVASEVKALVPVGAPITEVPPGHHGWADAVAGPDLVPYVDLSRLGSGPRISDPEEAAGLVREALAESIRVRVDTDLTVGVILSGGLDSTLALLHVRQMHHDCVAFTIGTPDSEDLGYARRLTADLGVHHEVIELNPRTIRLEEVREAIRISELTEYGDIINAVVSVPLFRRVRDLGVRVVLTGDGSDELFGGYPMYHQVGPEAARRLFLHKIRNLCRTELQRVDRASLGHGVETRVPFLDPALVELAMRMPVDLKMRDGQEKWILRHAFADMLPDYIRDRPKNPMSYSSGLHERARLYKPLFARQYRSFGYELLEPVRRDFDTVLMRCDHDLDRAVAEGAARPDYTVFEHARDLAGAAKWNVAPALRRLTGSGRQS